One part of the Mya arenaria isolate MELC-2E11 chromosome 3, ASM2691426v1 genome encodes these proteins:
- the LOC128225842 gene encoding receptor-type tyrosine-protein phosphatase epsilon-like, producing the protein MKNNRKHLYDEFATLPTGLVHKHDVAAQEKNKGKNRYKEMYAYDHSRVPLQTDKLDVSDYINACFINGYEKVNKFIASQGPTKNMIDDFWRMIWQQKADKIVMLTNLIEMASIKCKQYWPEKGDTCSYGGIDISYIDTREFQDYNVRTWEVVKTGSKPRRIRQFHFKTWPDKDVPDSAWCLVDFWKAVDTNSATNESPIVVHCSAGVGRTGTFIALDNLIYQAKAEKCVRLLQMVQTLRRQRVNMVQTKEQYVYLHEVVAEALLIGTHHVYSKQFDSFYKHMVNKELRSPRTRIEEQFDLIEKGVTEESSQEVGPEYGNIESMRSEIDAYRPTLDKRGSNFVQNLGTIFLPNYAYKNTFLVGMSPSEQTLEEFWSLIEEQHITTVIMLTSQSHTAYKTCQYLGSMDGKQIGNFIVNCIHEKKNKDFQEKCFSFKNVNNEDEDYLTTIRQFEFSAWREGEDTPTSVQPMLDMLEAVNKWQPHLLEKRPILIHCESGFHRSGVVAVLLNEFHRIQANKGQINIVESVKIMKQRNKDIVQSPTQLRYIYDVIQEHVKQMDVYQNM; encoded by the exons ATGAAGAATAACCGCAAACATCTCTATGACGAATTTGCG ACTTTGCCGACAGGGCTCGTCCATAAACATGACGTGGCAGCCCAAGAAAAAAACAAGGGCAAGAACAGATACAAGGAAATGTATGCAT ACGACCATTCACGGGTGCCACTCCAAACAGATAAGCTCGACGTGTCTGACTATATCAATGCTTGTTTCATCAAT gGTTacgaaaaagtaaacaaattcaTCGCATCACAAG GTCCTACGAAGAACATGATTGATGACTTCTGGAGAATGATTTGGCAGCAGAAAGCTGACAAAATTGTAATGCTGACTAACCTCATAGAAATGGCTTCG ataaagtGCAAACAGTACTGGCCAGAGAAAGGTGACACTTGTTCATATGGTGGTATAGATATATCATACATCGACACAAGAGAATTCCAAGACTACAATGTACGGACCTGGGAAGTTGTAAAG ACTGGCAGTAAACCACGTCGAATACGCCAGTTCCATTTCAAAACCTGGCCTGACAAGGACGTTCCTGACAGTGCTTGGTGCCTCGTCGACTTCTGGAAAGCTGTTGACACTAATAGCGCAACAAATGAATCACCGATTGTTGTACACTGCAG TGCTGGAGTTGGTCGTACGGGAACATTCATCGCACTTGATAACCTTATATACCAGGCTAAAGCAGAAAAGTGCGTTCGGCTTCTACAAATGGTGCAGACACTGCGCAGACAGAGGGTGAATATGGTACAGACGAAG GAACAGTACGTGTATCTCCACGAAGTTGTAGCAGAGGCCTTGCTGATCGGGACACATCACGTGTACTCCAAGCAGTTTGATAGTTTCTACAAGCACATGGTCAACAAAGAGCTACGATCGCCGAGGACGAGGATTGAGGAACAGTTCGAT TTGATTGAAAAGGGAGTCACAGAGGAGTCGTCGCAGGAGGTTGGTCCCGAATATGGAAACATAGAATCCATGCGATCGGAAA TAGATGCATATCGCCCTACCCTTGACAAAAGAGGATCAAACTTTGTTCAAAATCTCGGAACTATTTTCTTACCG AACTACGCGTACAAGAACACGTTCCTGGTAGGAATGTCGCCGTCAGAACAAACGCTGGAAGAATTCTGGTCCCTGATTGAGGAACAACACATCACCACCGTGATCATGCTGACGTCACAATCACATACCGCATACAAG acatGTCAGTACTTAGGAAGCATGGACGGGAAACAGATCGGCAATTTTATTGTCAACTGTATCCATGAAAAGAAGAACAAAGACTTCCAAGAAAAGTGTTTCTCATTCAAAAACGTAAACAACGAG gACGAAGATTACCTGACCACAATACGTCAGTTTGAGTTTTCGGCTTGGCGGGAAGGCGAGGACACACCAACATCGGTACAGCCAATGTTAGATATGCTTGAGGCAGTCAACAAGTGGCAGCCTCATCTCCTCGAGAAAAGACCTATTCTCATTCATTGCGA ATCCGGATTTCATCGCAGTGGAGTGGTAGCTGTACTTCTAAATGAGTTTCATCGGATTCAAGCAAACAAGGGTCAGATCAACATTGTGGAAAGCgtgaaaataatgaaacaacGGAACAAAGATATTGTTCAGAGTCCG ACCCAACTTCGATACATCTACGACGTCATACAAGAACATGTAAAACAGATggatgtttatcaaaatatgtag